In Acidaminococcales bacterium, a single window of DNA contains:
- a CDS encoding anion permease: PSLPIIGILMGTCIMAHDIFLTPVNSANTMIAYGTEAFKPGDMFRIGVPFTAVLFVLVLAWMLIYWPIVGLS; the protein is encoded by the coding sequence CCGTCCTTGCCAATTATTGGCATACTCATGGGTACATGTATAATGGCGCACGATATTTTTCTTACCCCCGTCAATTCGGCGAATACTATGATCGCCTATGGCACGGAAGCTTTTAAGCCAGGAGACATGTTTAGGATAGGCGTTCCTTTTACTGCCGTTCTCTTTGTTTTGGTTTTGGCCTGGATGCTTATATATTGGCCGATTGTCGGTCTTTCTTGA